One window from the genome of Streptomyces sp. NBC_01476 encodes:
- a CDS encoding TetR/AcrR family transcriptional regulator: protein MSASQPACPQRRRAPRNSLNPDRILDAAITLLDRDGPEAFTMRALAQQLDVGTMAVYSYFKGKDEINDAVAQRLLDTIELPPGGSRDPGRELREVCRGVYRLFTDHPSALQLLTLRPTRGDDATAVIDRMLGLLRQAGLPPRAAAQAHLALMQYTVGSALWNIRRARALCEEGAGDRVRAKLDALCEERFPALAALAPELLAAQGEGTEQYEVGLDAMLRGLLGTGGHEAS, encoded by the coding sequence ATGTCCGCCAGCCAGCCGGCCTGTCCCCAGCGGCGCCGCGCACCCCGTAATTCGCTCAACCCGGATCGTATCCTCGACGCCGCCATCACCCTGCTCGACCGTGACGGCCCCGAGGCGTTCACCATGCGCGCGCTCGCCCAGCAGCTCGATGTGGGCACCATGGCCGTCTACTCCTACTTCAAGGGGAAGGACGAGATCAACGACGCGGTGGCGCAGCGCCTGCTCGACACGATAGAGCTCCCGCCGGGCGGTTCGCGGGACCCTGGCAGGGAACTGCGCGAAGTGTGCCGCGGGGTCTACCGGCTGTTCACCGACCACCCCTCCGCGCTTCAGCTGCTCACGCTGCGGCCGACCCGCGGCGACGACGCGACAGCCGTCATCGACCGCATGCTCGGGCTGCTGCGGCAGGCCGGCCTCCCGCCCCGGGCCGCCGCCCAGGCCCATCTCGCGCTCATGCAGTACACCGTGGGGTCCGCGCTGTGGAACATCCGCAGGGCCCGGGCGCTGTGCGAGGAAGGGGCAGGGGACCGGGTGCGGGCCAAGCTGGACGCGTTGTGCGAGGAACGGTTCCCGGCGCTGGCGGCGCTGGCCCCTGAGCTGCTGGCCGCGCAGGGGGAGGGGACGGAGCAGTACGAGGTGGGGCTCGACGCGATGCTGCGGGGGCTGCTGGGGACGGGCGGGCACGAGGCGTCATGA
- a CDS encoding DUF6879 family protein → MATAVREALATAQHSAMHLEMRDSYMRDDPEFIRWQQGHRYDANDRDSWWRPWLDVVSETTSRGVMMRRLRVVSEPLSDYVRYEYDGTFTNIAAGEDVRWLPRSRARELLLPALDGWVVDERTLILHHFDGEGQWTGPRMEVCQDPALAKQYATAYEAAWERAIPHAEYRPD, encoded by the coding sequence GTGGCAACAGCGGTACGTGAGGCCCTCGCGACGGCGCAGCACTCAGCGATGCACCTGGAGATGCGCGACAGCTACATGAGGGACGACCCTGAGTTCATCCGCTGGCAGCAGGGGCACCGGTACGACGCGAACGACCGGGACTCGTGGTGGCGGCCATGGCTCGATGTCGTGTCCGAGACGACCAGCCGTGGCGTGATGATGCGGCGGCTTCGTGTCGTTTCAGAGCCGCTGAGCGATTACGTGCGGTACGAGTACGACGGGACGTTTACGAACATCGCAGCAGGAGAAGATGTCCGCTGGCTCCCTCGCTCACGCGCCCGGGAGCTGCTGCTTCCCGCGTTGGACGGCTGGGTCGTGGACGAACGGACCTTGATCCTCCATCACTTCGACGGCGAGGGTCAGTGGACCGGCCCCCGCATGGAGGTCTGCCAGGATCCGGCCTTGGCCAAGCAGTACGCCACGGCTTACGAAGCCGCGTGGGAACGTGCGATTCCACACGCGGAGTACCGGCCGGACTGA
- a CDS encoding AAA family ATPase, translating into MTPVTDGPPAPAGLFDPGAEAAAATAAILDSTLHSAARGVVVDSPPGAGKSTLVVRAARELAAAGESLMIVAQTNAQVDDLADRLATAEPDLPVGRLHGADSPPDPALDRHPALTKSASVADLRDRAVVIATAAKWAYVKDTEPWRHAIVDEAYQMRSDALLQVAGLFERALFVGDPGQLDPFSVVAADQWAGLSYDPSASAVVTLLAHNPGLPQHRLPVSWRLPASAAPLVSRAFYPYTPFRSGTRHGDRRLVFGVPADGGAADRVLDEAADSGWGLLELPARHTPRTDPEAVRAVALVVRRLLDRGGLTYSAPDPDPAPLSADRIAVGTAHRDQAAAVRGALAALGVAGVTVDTANRLQGREFDVTVVLHPLSGRPDATAFHLETGRLCVLASRHRHACIVICRAGVAGLLDEHPSSEPVQLGVTVKFPDGWEANHAVLAHLAEHRIPWRP; encoded by the coding sequence GTGACCCCCGTAACGGACGGCCCACCAGCCCCCGCTGGACTCTTCGACCCCGGCGCGGAGGCAGCGGCCGCCACCGCCGCGATCCTCGACAGCACGCTGCACTCCGCGGCCCGCGGTGTCGTCGTCGACTCACCGCCCGGCGCCGGCAAGTCCACCCTGGTGGTCCGCGCCGCCCGTGAACTCGCCGCCGCCGGCGAGTCGTTGATGATCGTCGCGCAGACCAACGCCCAGGTGGACGACCTCGCCGACCGCCTCGCCACCGCCGAACCGGACCTGCCGGTGGGCCGGCTGCACGGCGCCGACTCGCCGCCCGACCCGGCGCTCGACCGGCACCCCGCGCTCACCAAGTCCGCGTCCGTCGCCGACCTGCGCGACCGCGCGGTGGTGATCGCGACCGCCGCGAAGTGGGCGTACGTCAAGGACACCGAGCCGTGGCGGCACGCGATCGTGGACGAGGCGTACCAGATGCGCTCGGACGCGCTGCTGCAGGTCGCCGGGCTCTTCGAACGCGCGCTGTTCGTGGGCGACCCCGGGCAGTTGGACCCGTTCAGTGTGGTGGCCGCCGACCAGTGGGCGGGGCTGAGTTACGACCCCTCGGCGAGCGCGGTGGTCACGCTGCTCGCCCACAACCCCGGGCTGCCGCAGCACCGCCTGCCGGTCTCCTGGCGACTGCCCGCCTCCGCGGCGCCGCTGGTCTCCCGTGCCTTCTACCCGTACACGCCGTTCCGCAGCGGCACCCGTCACGGCGACCGGCGGCTGGTCTTCGGCGTGCCCGCCGACGGCGGCGCCGCCGACCGCGTACTGGACGAGGCGGCGGACTCCGGGTGGGGACTGCTGGAGCTGCCGGCCCGGCACACCCCGCGTACCGACCCGGAGGCGGTACGGGCGGTCGCCCTGGTGGTGCGGCGGCTGCTGGACCGCGGCGGCCTCACCTACAGCGCGCCCGATCCCGATCCGGCCCCGCTGAGCGCCGACCGGATCGCCGTCGGCACCGCCCACCGCGACCAGGCGGCGGCGGTCCGGGGTGCGTTGGCCGCGCTGGGGGTGGCCGGGGTCACCGTCGACACCGCGAACCGGCTCCAGGGCCGCGAGTTCGACGTCACCGTCGTCCTCCACCCGCTCTCCGGCCGGCCCGACGCGACCGCGTTCCACCTGGAGACCGGCCGCCTGTGCGTGCTGGCCTCCCGCCACCGCCACGCCTGCATCGTCATCTGCCGCGCCGGGGTCGCCGGCCTCCTCGACGAACACCCCTCCTCCGAGCCGGTCCAGCTCGGCGTCACCGTCAAATTCCCCGACGGCTGGGAGGCCAACCACGCGGTGCTGGCCCACCTCGCCGAACACCGCATCCCCTGGCGCCCTTGA
- a CDS encoding phosphatase PAP2 family protein: protein MTITATAPRAAAYRGKLRWWTELPLIAVIYALYSGARLLVRGDVDDAVEHGADILHFEQFTHLDPERFFNRLFTHHAFLGVPADFAYASLHYVITPSILVWLWLRRPTAYRRARTWLLASTLIGLVGFTLVPTAPPRLLPGAHGFIDTMAQYGSYGWWGTDASAPRGLGHLTNQYAAMPSLHVGWSLWCGIILWRYGRHRVVRGLGLLYPMVTALVVMGTANHYLMDAAAGVATMGVGFLISKPALRVTDRVQARVRAAFGGTPRLRGLDGPDGTEAAPTGTTVVAVPAGTVPAQAQPAAELEAGAAAPSDEDLDGTKPGGSGGSGEKKPASPRPVHAPSPREHTPDTVRVSGAEHAGRTRLS from the coding sequence ATGACGATCACCGCCACCGCACCGCGGGCCGCCGCGTACCGGGGCAAGCTGCGCTGGTGGACCGAGCTTCCGCTCATCGCCGTCATATACGCGCTGTACTCCGGGGCCCGGCTGCTGGTCCGCGGGGACGTGGACGACGCGGTGGAGCACGGCGCGGACATCCTCCACTTCGAACAGTTCACGCACCTGGATCCGGAGCGGTTCTTCAACCGGCTCTTCACCCACCACGCCTTCCTCGGGGTGCCGGCGGACTTCGCCTACGCCTCGCTGCATTACGTGATCACGCCGTCGATACTGGTCTGGCTCTGGCTGCGCCGCCCCACCGCCTACCGGCGGGCGCGCACCTGGCTGCTGGCCTCGACGCTGATCGGCCTGGTCGGCTTCACCCTGGTGCCCACCGCGCCGCCCCGGCTGCTGCCGGGCGCGCACGGGTTCATCGACACCATGGCGCAGTACGGCAGTTACGGCTGGTGGGGCACCGACGCGAGCGCGCCACGGGGCCTGGGACACCTCACCAACCAGTACGCGGCGATGCCGAGCCTGCACGTCGGCTGGTCGCTGTGGTGCGGGATCATCCTGTGGCGGTACGGGCGGCACCGCGTGGTCCGCGGCCTCGGGCTGCTCTACCCGATGGTCACCGCGCTGGTCGTGATGGGCACCGCCAACCACTACCTGATGGACGCGGCGGCCGGTGTGGCCACCATGGGCGTCGGCTTCCTGATCTCCAAGCCGGCGCTGCGGGTCACCGACCGGGTGCAGGCACGGGTCCGCGCGGCCTTCGGCGGGACCCCGAGACTGCGGGGGCTCGACGGCCCCGACGGCACGGAGGCGGCACCCACGGGGACCACGGTGGTCGCGGTCCCGGCCGGAACCGTCCCCGCCCAGGCGCAGCCGGCCGCGGAGCTCGAAGCCGGGGCCGCGGCCCCGTCGGACGAAGACCTGGACGGCACGAAACCGGGCGGCTCCGGCGGCTCCGGCGAGAAGAAACCGGCCTCGCCCCGCCCCGTCCACGCCCCCTCCCCCCGCGAGCACACCCCCGACACGGTCCGGGTTTCCGGCGCGGAACACGCGGGCCGGACCCGGCTGTCGTAG
- a CDS encoding PP2C family protein-serine/threonine phosphatase translates to MVAAPARDGTPVSGRRRLTAGPAADAIGSVLDLHMTGSHVVHAMAPGFADAASVYLLERWLVDETTGTSDDPPHVEARRLALRMGDGTDHGTEAVLPLDEVLVFPRDTPYARALATGHAQLLDTFDTHTFDRLAASGRGDARIHDLLRTSSFLVVPLRLQGTTIGFIAGTRGPHHPPFALEDTAAVESLAARAAVALDNARRYEHERRTALAIRRSLLPATDLSFEGCRVAHAYRPAGQRNIIGGDWFDVFPRPGRRVGLIVGDAMGHGPEAAVAMIQLRMAARTLAGMDTEPQDLLRRLDALAADTPGASFATCVYAEWDAGRNTCTLVGAGHPPALIRDARTPARPVALEAGLPLGLGARSFEPTTVRIDRPTLLLLYSDGLVESRHWDIDAGIQRLARELDAGAADLGGSGADAGLQSLCDRLLGAAAPGSTADDRTLLLAALTPT, encoded by the coding sequence GTGGTCGCCGCCCCCGCGCGTGACGGCACTCCGGTGTCCGGGCGGCGGCGACTGACGGCGGGCCCGGCGGCCGACGCCATCGGCTCGGTCCTGGACCTGCACATGACCGGCAGCCATGTCGTCCACGCCATGGCACCCGGCTTCGCCGACGCGGCCTCGGTCTACCTGCTGGAACGCTGGCTGGTCGACGAGACCACGGGGACGTCGGACGATCCGCCGCACGTCGAGGCCCGCCGGCTGGCGCTGCGGATGGGCGACGGGACGGACCACGGGACGGAGGCGGTCCTGCCGCTCGACGAAGTGCTCGTCTTCCCCCGCGACACGCCCTACGCCCGTGCCCTGGCCACCGGGCACGCCCAGTTGCTCGACACCTTCGACACGCACACCTTCGACCGGCTCGCCGCGTCCGGCCGGGGCGACGCCCGGATCCACGACCTGCTGCGCACCTCCTCCTTCCTGGTGGTCCCGCTCCGCCTGCAGGGCACCACGATCGGCTTCATCGCCGGCACCCGCGGCCCGCACCACCCGCCGTTCGCGCTGGAGGACACCGCGGCCGTCGAGTCGCTGGCCGCGCGGGCGGCGGTGGCGCTGGACAACGCCAGGCGGTACGAGCACGAGCGGCGCACCGCGCTGGCGATCCGCCGGAGCCTGCTGCCCGCCACCGACCTGTCGTTCGAGGGGTGCCGGGTGGCGCACGCCTACCGGCCCGCGGGGCAGCGCAACATCATCGGCGGGGACTGGTTCGACGTCTTCCCCAGGCCCGGCCGCCGGGTCGGCCTGATCGTCGGTGACGCGATGGGGCACGGCCCGGAGGCCGCCGTCGCCATGATCCAGCTGCGGATGGCCGCGCGGACCCTGGCGGGGATGGACACCGAGCCGCAGGATCTGCTCCGCCGGCTCGACGCGCTCGCCGCGGACACGCCGGGGGCGTCCTTCGCCACCTGCGTGTACGCCGAATGGGACGCCGGGCGGAACACCTGCACGCTGGTCGGTGCGGGGCATCCGCCGGCGCTGATCCGTGACGCGAGGACGCCGGCCAGGCCGGTCGCGCTCGAAGCGGGGCTGCCGCTGGGGCTCGGTGCGCGGAGCTTCGAACCCACGACGGTGCGGATCGACCGGCCGACGCTTCTGCTGCTCTACAGCGACGGCCTCGTGGAGAGCCGCCACTGGGACATCGACGCGGGCATCCAGCGACTCGCCCGGGAACTGGACGCCGGGGCCGCGGACCTGGGCGGGTCCGGCGCCGACGCGGGCCTGCAGTCGCTCTGCGACCGGCTGCTGGGCGCCGCGGCCCCGGGCAGCACCGCGGACGACCGCACCCTTCTCCTGGCAGCCCTGACCCCGACCTGA
- a CDS encoding response regulator transcription factor, producing MASVLVVEDDQFVRSALIRHLTEASHTVRSVGTALEALREVAQVGFDVVILDLGLPDLDGSEALKMLRGLSDVPVIVATARDDETEVVRLLNAGADDYLVKPFSVEHLSARLAAVLRRAQGRGGTAGTDALIRVGGLEIDVRRRLAALDGAQLDLTRREFDLLAFLAARPGEVVARRELLAEVWQQSYGDDQTIDVHLSWLRRKLGETAARPRYLHTLRGVGVKLEPPA from the coding sequence ATGGCAAGTGTGCTCGTCGTGGAGGATGACCAGTTCGTGCGGTCGGCGCTCATCCGGCATCTGACGGAGGCCTCGCACACGGTTCGCAGCGTCGGAACGGCGCTCGAGGCGCTGCGGGAAGTCGCGCAAGTGGGGTTCGACGTGGTGATCCTGGATCTGGGGCTGCCGGACCTGGACGGTTCCGAGGCGCTGAAGATGCTGCGCGGGCTGAGCGACGTGCCGGTGATCGTGGCGACCGCCCGGGACGACGAGACCGAGGTCGTACGGCTGCTGAACGCCGGCGCCGACGACTATCTCGTCAAACCGTTCTCCGTGGAGCACCTGTCCGCCCGGCTGGCCGCGGTGCTGCGCCGGGCGCAGGGGCGCGGCGGCACCGCGGGAACCGACGCGCTGATCCGGGTCGGCGGTCTGGAGATCGACGTACGACGCCGGCTCGCCGCCCTCGACGGTGCGCAACTCGACCTCACCCGGAGGGAGTTCGACCTGTTGGCGTTTCTCGCCGCACGGCCGGGCGAGGTGGTCGCACGGCGCGAACTGCTCGCCGAGGTGTGGCAGCAGTCCTACGGCGACGACCAGACGATCGACGTCCATCTCTCCTGGCTGCGAAGGAAGTTGGGTGAGACCGCGGCCCGCCCCCGCTACCTGCACACCCTGCGCGGGGTGGGCGTGAAACTGGAGCCGCCGGCATGA
- a CDS encoding sensor histidine kinase codes for MRWALVRVCLAVTAMVVIAFAVPLGLVVKELARDRALTNAERQAAAIAPALAITTDRAELDRAMATTQAGAEGRIALLIPATAGSPAVDLGRHRVTADTLGGASAHGEAVTVRVPGGLDLIRPTAVSSGTVAVVEVYVPDGDLTRGVATAWLMLAAVALGLIITSVAIADRLGSRMIRPAVRLAGAAHRLGEGDLAVRVPEEGPAELRAAAAAFNAMADQVVQLMEAERELAADLSHRLRTPLTVLRLNTASLGDGPAADQTRAAVSQLEGEVDQIIRTAREHRTAGSVGSVGCDAAEVIRDRMAFWSALAEDEAREVRTAGADRPVRVPVGRAELAAALDAMLGNVFRHTPEGTAFAVDVHSSEEAVIVLVSDAGPGVADPAAAVRRGHGDGGQGSTGLGLDIVRRVAESTGGDVAIGRSVLGGAEIRVWLARDPRTTVPGPSGHRRPLRRRPR; via the coding sequence ATGAGATGGGCGCTGGTACGGGTCTGCCTCGCGGTCACCGCGATGGTCGTGATCGCTTTCGCGGTCCCGCTGGGCCTGGTCGTCAAGGAACTGGCCCGGGACCGGGCGCTGACCAACGCGGAGCGGCAGGCCGCGGCGATCGCCCCCGCGCTCGCCATCACCACCGACCGCGCCGAACTGGACCGGGCGATGGCCACCACGCAGGCGGGCGCCGAGGGCCGGATCGCGCTGCTCATCCCGGCGACCGCCGGATCACCCGCGGTCGACCTCGGCCGGCACCGGGTCACCGCGGACACCCTCGGCGGCGCCTCGGCGCACGGCGAGGCGGTCACCGTACGGGTCCCCGGCGGGCTCGACCTGATCCGCCCCACCGCGGTCAGTTCCGGCACGGTCGCGGTGGTCGAGGTCTACGTCCCCGACGGGGACCTCACCCGCGGGGTGGCCACCGCCTGGCTGATGCTCGCCGCGGTGGCGCTCGGCCTGATCATCACGTCGGTGGCCATCGCGGACCGCCTCGGATCCCGGATGATCCGGCCGGCCGTACGGCTCGCGGGTGCGGCGCACCGGCTGGGAGAGGGAGACCTCGCGGTGCGGGTGCCGGAGGAGGGCCCCGCCGAACTGCGGGCCGCCGCCGCGGCGTTCAACGCGATGGCCGACCAGGTCGTACAACTGATGGAGGCCGAGCGTGAGTTGGCGGCAGACCTGAGCCACCGGCTGCGGACGCCGCTGACGGTGCTGCGGCTGAACACCGCCTCGCTGGGCGACGGGCCCGCCGCCGACCAGACGCGGGCGGCGGTCTCCCAGCTGGAGGGTGAGGTCGACCAGATCATCCGTACCGCGCGCGAGCACCGTACGGCGGGGTCGGTCGGCTCGGTGGGGTGCGACGCGGCCGAGGTGATACGGGACCGGATGGCCTTCTGGTCGGCGCTCGCGGAGGACGAGGCGCGGGAGGTACGGACGGCCGGGGCGGACCGGCCGGTGCGGGTGCCGGTGGGGCGGGCGGAGCTGGCGGCGGCGCTCGACGCGATGCTGGGGAACGTGTTCCGGCACACGCCGGAGGGGACGGCTTTCGCGGTGGACGTGCACAGTTCGGAGGAGGCGGTGATCGTGCTGGTCTCCGACGCAGGGCCGGGGGTCGCCGACCCGGCGGCCGCGGTGCGGCGCGGGCACGGGGACGGGGGGCAGGGGTCGACCGGGCTCGGCCTCGACATCGTCCGCCGGGTGGCGGAGTCCACGGGGGGTGACGTCGCGATCGGGCGGAGCGTGCTGGGGGGTGCGGAAATCCGGGTGTGGCTGGCCCGTGATCCCCGGACGACGGTGCCGGGCCCTTCGGGGCATCGCCGGCCGCTCCGTCGCCGGCCGCGCTGA
- a CDS encoding right-handed parallel beta-helix repeat-containing protein, producing MKTSRWAAATGAALLTVLTAGPVHAATATATATATAAPYTVTEGQSIQQAIDAAQPGDTILVAAGTYKENLRIRTAGLTLRGANARDVIIEPATTSATATPGAATPSGTTPSGTAATPAAAATTPATAPAAADGICAGAGICVTGTTAAPLTGVTVAGLTVTGYPTYGIAASDTDGLTVRGVHADHNGQYGIGQQKSVRARFTANVATDNGEAGLFVANTVDEEGGALDTQGTALTANVTSGNKDGIVLRRVRNTTVQANTVTGNCAGMFLVGDEGVPQAGDLTVRGNAVMSNTRYCAATSRLPFVQGAGIVLTGIEDTLLERNVVTGNTGDSTMSGGVVFFHSFVNVPNTANTVRDNVLLANGPADVSGWDAGTGNSVTGNTCRVSLPAGRC from the coding sequence ATGAAGACAAGCCGTTGGGCCGCGGCGACCGGCGCCGCCCTGCTGACCGTACTCACCGCCGGCCCCGTACACGCGGCCACCGCCACCGCCACCGCCACCGCCACCGCGGCCCCGTACACCGTCACCGAAGGCCAGAGCATCCAGCAGGCCATCGACGCCGCCCAGCCGGGCGACACGATCCTGGTGGCGGCCGGCACCTACAAGGAGAACCTGCGGATCCGCACCGCGGGCCTGACGCTGCGCGGTGCGAACGCCCGGGACGTGATCATCGAACCCGCCACCACCAGCGCGACGGCCACTCCCGGCGCGGCCACCCCGAGCGGGACCACCCCGAGCGGGACCGCCGCGACCCCCGCCGCCGCGGCGACCACCCCGGCCACCGCCCCCGCCGCCGCCGACGGCATCTGCGCCGGCGCCGGCATCTGCGTGACCGGAACCACCGCAGCGCCCCTCACCGGCGTCACGGTGGCCGGCCTCACCGTCACCGGCTACCCCACCTACGGCATCGCCGCCAGCGACACCGACGGCCTGACCGTGCGCGGGGTGCACGCCGACCACAACGGGCAGTACGGCATCGGCCAGCAGAAGTCGGTCCGCGCCCGCTTCACCGCCAACGTCGCCACCGACAACGGCGAGGCCGGCCTCTTCGTGGCGAACACCGTCGACGAGGAGGGCGGCGCCCTCGACACCCAGGGCACCGCGCTCACCGCCAATGTGACCTCGGGCAACAAGGACGGCATCGTGCTGCGCCGGGTCCGCAACACCACCGTCCAGGCCAACACGGTCACCGGCAACTGCGCCGGAATGTTCCTGGTGGGCGACGAAGGCGTCCCCCAGGCGGGCGACCTCACCGTGCGGGGCAACGCCGTGATGTCCAACACCCGTTACTGCGCCGCCACCAGCCGGCTGCCCTTCGTGCAGGGCGCCGGCATCGTGCTGACCGGCATCGAGGACACGCTCCTGGAGCGGAACGTCGTCACCGGCAACACCGGTGACTCCACGATGTCCGGCGGCGTGGTCTTCTTCCACAGCTTCGTGAACGTCCCCAACACCGCGAACACCGTCCGGGACAACGTCCTGCTCGCCAACGGCCCGGCGGACGTCTCCGGCTGGGACGCGGGCACCGGCAACAGCGTCACCGGCAACACCTGCCGGGTCTCGCTGCCGGCCGGCCGCTGCTGA
- a CDS encoding histidine phosphatase family protein has protein sequence MAPRILLVRHGQTEWSLSGRHTGRTDIPLTAEGRRTALLLGERLAAGPWQGLPGVEVRTSPLLRAAATAELAGFGSRVKEWDALLEWDYGDYEGLTPAQLQELRPGFHIWRDGVPGGESLASVAARADEVISWARGSSHDVLLFAHGHFLRVLGARWLGFDPAFAAALRLDPASLSILGWAYGAPALERWNDTGHLG, from the coding sequence ATGGCTCCGCGTATCCTCCTGGTCCGCCACGGGCAGACGGAGTGGTCGCTCTCCGGACGGCACACCGGCCGCACCGACATCCCGCTGACCGCCGAAGGGCGCAGGACCGCGCTGCTGCTCGGCGAGCGGCTGGCGGCGGGCCCCTGGCAGGGACTGCCCGGTGTCGAGGTCCGCACCAGCCCGCTGCTGCGGGCCGCCGCCACCGCCGAGCTGGCCGGCTTCGGCAGCCGCGTCAAGGAGTGGGACGCGCTGCTGGAGTGGGACTACGGCGACTACGAGGGGCTGACCCCGGCCCAGCTCCAGGAGCTGCGCCCCGGCTTCCACATCTGGCGGGACGGGGTGCCGGGCGGCGAGTCCCTGGCGTCGGTGGCCGCCCGGGCGGACGAGGTCATCTCCTGGGCCCGGGGGTCCTCCCACGACGTCCTCCTCTTCGCCCACGGCCACTTCCTGCGCGTGCTCGGCGCCCGCTGGCTCGGCTTCGACCCCGCGTTCGCCGCCGCACTCCGCCTCGACCCCGCCTCCCTGTCCATCCTCGGCTGGGCGTACGGGGCCCCGGCACTGGAACGCTGGAACGACACCGGCCACTTGGGCTGA
- a CDS encoding spermidine synthase codes for MARSRRAPESRTAAVAGGLAELRADPDRTDAWKLLLDGAPQSYVDLADPGHLGFTYQRRLGHIVDLVAPPGRPIEAVHLGGGGLTMARYTAHTRPRSTQVVVEADTALTELVRRELPLDRGWRIKVRGADAREGLGRLPDASADLVIADVFAGARTPPHLTTLEFLRDVRRVLRPGGHYAVNLTDGGALSFTRGQLATVRAAFPGLALVLAAEPAVLRGKRFGNVILWAGPDPLPLPAFGRLLATDPAQSRTEHGRALTDFTGGAAVVTDATATGSPPPPDHTFG; via the coding sequence ATGGCCAGATCACGTCGTGCCCCGGAGAGCCGTACCGCCGCTGTGGCCGGCGGCCTGGCCGAGCTGCGGGCCGACCCGGACCGTACCGACGCGTGGAAGCTGCTGCTGGACGGCGCACCGCAGTCGTACGTCGACCTCGCCGACCCCGGCCACCTCGGCTTCACCTATCAGCGCCGGCTCGGGCACATCGTGGACCTGGTCGCGCCGCCCGGCCGGCCGATCGAGGCGGTCCACCTCGGTGGCGGCGGGCTGACGATGGCCCGCTACACCGCCCACACCCGGCCCCGCTCCACCCAGGTCGTGGTCGAAGCCGACACCGCGCTGACCGAGCTGGTCCGGCGCGAGCTGCCGCTGGACCGCGGCTGGCGGATCAAGGTCCGCGGCGCGGACGCCCGGGAGGGCCTCGGCCGGCTGCCGGACGCGTCCGCCGACCTGGTCATCGCCGACGTCTTCGCGGGTGCGCGCACCCCGCCCCACCTCACCACGCTGGAATTCCTGCGCGACGTCCGTCGGGTGCTGCGGCCCGGCGGCCACTACGCGGTGAACCTCACCGACGGCGGTGCGCTCAGTTTCACCCGCGGTCAACTCGCCACCGTCCGCGCGGCCTTCCCCGGCCTCGCGCTCGTACTGGCCGCCGAACCGGCGGTGCTGCGCGGCAAGCGCTTCGGCAACGTCATCCTCTGGGCCGGCCCCGACCCGCTCCCGCTGCCCGCCTTCGGCCGCCTGCTGGCCACCGACCCGGCCCAGTCCCGTACCGAACACGGCCGCGCCCTCACCGACTTCACCGGCGGCGCTGCGGTGGTCACCGACGCGACCGCCACGGGGTCCCCACCGCCCCCGGACCACACCTTCGGCTGA
- a CDS encoding SAM-dependent methyltransferase, whose translation MTGRKDVPTGVDPAKASVARMYDAMLGGENNFAIDREAVAAFTGIDPQVRALARANRAFLGRAVRFLVDAGVRQFIDLGSGIPTQGNVHEVAQAIAPGTRVIYVDNDPVAVAHSVSLLADNPDADIVSADIRRPADVLDSPQVRGLIDFDQPVALLMITILHFITADEDPAGLVAAYRDGLPTGSWLALSHATDQDRPGTAAAVGQLYRSKATSPVTARSYEQISGLFTGYELVDPGLVYVPLWRPDSEDEVPDKPEEFWVYAGVGRTDRGLPPGV comes from the coding sequence GTGACTGGGCGCAAGGATGTCCCTACCGGGGTGGACCCGGCCAAGGCGAGTGTGGCGCGGATGTACGACGCCATGCTGGGCGGGGAGAACAACTTCGCCATCGACCGGGAAGCGGTGGCCGCCTTCACCGGCATCGACCCGCAGGTGCGGGCGCTGGCGCGGGCCAACCGCGCCTTCCTGGGCCGGGCGGTGCGGTTCCTGGTGGACGCCGGCGTACGGCAGTTCATCGACCTGGGGTCGGGCATCCCCACCCAGGGCAACGTCCACGAGGTGGCGCAGGCGATCGCCCCCGGCACGCGGGTGATCTACGTGGACAACGACCCGGTGGCCGTGGCGCACAGCGTGTCGCTGCTCGCCGACAACCCCGACGCGGACATCGTCAGCGCCGACATCCGCCGCCCCGCCGATGTCCTCGACTCCCCGCAGGTGCGCGGGCTCATCGACTTCGACCAGCCGGTCGCCCTTCTGATGATCACCATCCTGCACTTCATCACCGCGGACGAGGACCCGGCGGGGCTGGTGGCTGCCTACCGCGACGGCCTGCCCACCGGGAGCTGGCTGGCGCTCAGCCACGCCACCGACCAGGACCGGCCCGGGACCGCTGCCGCGGTGGGCCAGTTGTACCGTTCGAAGGCGACCTCGCCGGTCACCGCCCGCTCCTACGAGCAGATCTCCGGCCTCTTCACCGGTTACGAACTCGTCGACCCCGGACTGGTCTACGTGCCGCTCTGGCGCCCCGACAGCGAGGACGAAGTCCCGGACAAGCCGGAGGAGTTCTGGGTCTACGCCGGTGTCGGCCGCACGGACCGCGGGCTTCCGCCGGGCGTCTAG